The proteins below come from a single Candidatus Campbellbacteria bacterium genomic window:
- a CDS encoding HAD family hydrolase, whose product MTMYAVFDFDGVLFVGIKKLKSFVAEEEFGICMTPEQEENQSQYLRGVMREKGTDYSTIFLNMVYSEKYAMDLKPAEGALECVRQLQELGVDVSVVSSRYKSIPVAKEMLKKRGFPIKEIRGVGYSNSKWDDIQRPGPVIFFDDSPEKILPILEKIKECPGRYTGPKTIKPVLVCIEEEQYLEGVDIVRSWDDIYNAVRRFGGYDRALG is encoded by the coding sequence ATGACTATGTATGCTGTTTTTGACTTTGATGGGGTTCTCTTCGTGGGAATTAAAAAGTTGAAATCGTTTGTCGCGGAGGAGGAATTTGGTATTTGCATGACTCCTGAGCAGGAGGAAAACCAATCCCAGTATCTCAGAGGTGTGATGAGGGAAAAAGGAACTGATTACTCAACTATCTTTTTGAACATGGTTTATAGTGAAAAATACGCTATGGATCTGAAGCCTGCTGAGGGTGCTTTGGAGTGTGTCAGACAACTCCAAGAGTTGGGTGTTGATGTTTCTGTGGTGTCTTCAAGGTACAAAAGCATTCCTGTCGCCAAAGAGATGTTGAAGAAGCGTGGTTTTCCTATAAAGGAGATCCGTGGTGTAGGATATTCTAATAGTAAATGGGATGACATACAGAGACCTGGTCCTGTTATCTTCTTTGATGATAGTCCAGAAAAAATCCTCCCGATACTGGAAAAAATAAAAGAATGTCCTGGTCGTTACACTGGTCCCAAAACCATCAAACCTGTCTTGGTTTGTATTGAGGAAGAACAGTATTTGGAGGGAGTTGATATCGTCAGATCGTGGGATGACATATATAATGCTGTTCGACGATTTGGTGGTTATGACCGTGCTCTTGGTTGA